The following are from one region of the Microbacterium sp. cx-55 genome:
- the leuS gene encoding leucine--tRNA ligase, whose translation MSENFPTAPAEGGFDVHAIQAKWQERWAAQDPFRAGGDADTRPRKYVLAMFPYPSGDLHMGHAENYLYSDIVARFWRHRGYNVLHPIGWDSFGLPAENAAIKRGANPVTWTYDNIAQQKESLRAYGVSFDWSRVLHTSDPEYYRWNQWLFQQLYERGLAYRKESPVNWCPHDQTVLANEQVIDGRCERCGTVVVKKKLTQWYFRITDYADRLLDDLNQLEGFWPQKVIQMQRNWIGRSIGADIDFEIEGRAEKVTVFSTRPDTLHGATFMVVAPDSDLAAELAAGAGEEAQARFQSYLSTVQKATDIERQATDRPKTGVFLNRYAINPINGERLPIWAADYVLADYGHGAVMAVPAHDQRDLDFARVFDLPVRVVVDTTAPITGAIPVIETDADGRPIDPLGDDADGDDVDPARTGIALTGEGRMINSGSLDGLSKRTAITRVIAELTAAGTGRASKTYRLRDWLISRQRFWGTPIPMVHGENGRIMPVPDAELPVRLPDAADLDLTPKGASPLGAATEWVTTVDPETGEPARRDPDTMDTFVDSSWYFLRFLAPGDSTQPFSSREALRWAPVDFYIGGVEHAILHLLYARFITKALYDMGHLDFTEPFSSLINQGMVILDGAKMSKSKGNLVLFQEELDAHGADALRVALGFAGPVEDDKDWKDVSTTGATKFLARALRVAADVSSPTDVVWAEGDAALRRVTHRLWAEAPSLIEQTKFNVVVARLMELVNAIRKTIDSGAGAGDPAVREAAEAVAMILDLFAPHTAEEMWAQLGYPPSVGLAVWRQPDSTLLVEDTITAIVQIDGKVRATLEVSARIDGAELERLAREDARVQRALGDRAITRAIVRPPKVVSFSTT comes from the coding sequence GTGTCCGAGAACTTCCCGACCGCTCCCGCCGAGGGCGGCTTCGATGTGCACGCGATCCAGGCGAAGTGGCAGGAGCGCTGGGCCGCTCAGGACCCGTTCCGCGCCGGCGGGGATGCCGACACGCGCCCGCGCAAGTACGTCCTGGCGATGTTCCCGTACCCGTCCGGCGACCTGCACATGGGTCACGCCGAGAACTATCTGTACTCCGACATCGTCGCGCGCTTCTGGCGCCACCGCGGGTACAACGTGCTGCATCCGATCGGCTGGGACTCGTTCGGCCTGCCCGCTGAGAACGCGGCCATCAAGCGCGGTGCCAACCCGGTCACGTGGACCTACGACAACATCGCCCAGCAGAAGGAGAGCCTCCGCGCATACGGCGTCTCGTTCGACTGGAGCCGGGTGCTGCACACGAGCGACCCGGAGTACTACCGCTGGAACCAGTGGCTGTTCCAGCAGCTCTACGAGCGCGGGCTCGCGTACCGCAAGGAGAGCCCGGTCAACTGGTGCCCTCACGACCAGACCGTACTCGCCAACGAGCAGGTCATCGACGGCCGCTGCGAGCGGTGCGGCACGGTCGTGGTGAAAAAGAAGCTCACGCAGTGGTACTTCCGCATCACCGACTACGCGGACCGGCTGCTCGACGACCTGAACCAGCTCGAGGGCTTCTGGCCGCAGAAGGTCATCCAGATGCAGCGCAACTGGATCGGCCGCTCGATCGGCGCCGACATCGACTTCGAGATCGAGGGCCGCGCTGAGAAGGTGACGGTCTTCTCCACGCGCCCCGACACTCTGCACGGAGCGACCTTCATGGTCGTGGCACCCGACTCCGACCTCGCGGCCGAGCTGGCCGCCGGGGCCGGCGAAGAGGCGCAGGCGCGCTTCCAGTCGTACCTGTCGACCGTGCAGAAGGCGACCGACATCGAGCGTCAGGCGACCGACCGACCGAAGACCGGCGTGTTCCTGAACCGGTACGCGATCAACCCCATCAACGGGGAGCGCCTGCCGATCTGGGCGGCCGACTACGTGCTGGCCGACTACGGCCACGGCGCGGTCATGGCCGTGCCTGCGCACGACCAGCGCGACCTCGACTTCGCTCGCGTGTTCGACCTGCCGGTGCGGGTGGTCGTCGACACGACCGCGCCGATCACCGGTGCCATCCCGGTCATCGAAACGGATGCGGACGGTCGGCCGATCGACCCGCTGGGCGACGACGCCGACGGCGATGACGTGGATCCCGCGCGCACCGGGATCGCGCTCACCGGCGAGGGCCGGATGATCAACTCGGGCTCGCTCGACGGACTGAGCAAGCGCACCGCCATCACCCGGGTCATCGCCGAGCTCACCGCGGCCGGTACCGGTCGCGCATCGAAGACCTACCGCCTGCGGGACTGGCTGATCTCCCGTCAGCGCTTCTGGGGCACCCCGATTCCGATGGTGCACGGCGAGAACGGTCGCATCATGCCGGTTCCGGATGCGGAACTGCCCGTGCGCCTGCCAGATGCTGCCGATCTCGACCTGACGCCGAAGGGCGCATCGCCGCTCGGCGCGGCGACCGAGTGGGTCACGACGGTCGACCCGGAGACGGGTGAGCCGGCCCGCCGCGACCCCGACACGATGGACACCTTCGTCGACAGCTCGTGGTACTTCCTGCGCTTCCTCGCGCCGGGGGACTCGACCCAGCCGTTCTCATCGCGCGAGGCGCTGCGCTGGGCGCCCGTCGACTTCTACATCGGCGGCGTCGAGCACGCGATCCTGCACCTGCTGTACGCACGGTTCATCACCAAGGCGCTCTACGACATGGGGCACCTGGACTTCACCGAGCCGTTCTCGAGCCTGATCAACCAGGGCATGGTGATCCTCGACGGCGCCAAGATGTCGAAGAGCAAGGGCAACCTGGTGCTCTTCCAGGAAGAGCTCGACGCTCACGGCGCCGACGCGCTGCGCGTCGCACTCGGTTTCGCGGGTCCCGTGGAAGACGACAAGGACTGGAAGGACGTCTCGACCACCGGCGCCACGAAGTTCCTGGCGCGCGCGCTGCGCGTCGCCGCCGACGTGTCGAGCCCGACCGATGTCGTCTGGGCAGAGGGAGATGCGGCGCTCCGCCGCGTCACGCACCGGCTCTGGGCCGAGGCGCCGTCGCTCATCGAGCAGACCAAGTTCAACGTCGTCGTGGCTCGCCTGATGGAGCTCGTGAACGCGATCCGGAAGACCATCGACTCCGGTGCCGGCGCGGGCGACCCGGCTGTCCGTGAGGCGGCCGAGGCCGTGGCGATGATCCTCGACCTGTTCGCGCCGCACACGGCGGAGGAGATGTGGGCGCAGCTCGGCTACCCGCCGTCCGTCGGCCTCGCGGTCTGGCGCCAGCCGGATTCCACTCTGCTCGTCGAAGACACCATCACCGCGATCGTACAGATCGACGGCAAGGTGCGAGCGACCCTCGAGGTGTCCGCACGGATCGACGGCGCCGAGCTCGAGCGCCTCGCCCGCGAGGACGCCCGCGTGCAGCGCGCGCTCGGCGACCGCGCCATCACCCGGGCCATCGTGCGGCCGCCGAAGGTCGTCAGCTTCAGCACGACGTAA
- a CDS encoding anthranilate synthase component I family protein, which produces MPAAATPVLLEDWIDPARVHAAFLDASHTFWLDAGPSATTGWSWVGIGSPADAAELRRTPLERLHSDGAVTARGAAPDAPHRTGGPFRGGWVGWLGYESGASDAGAPVAADDLPAESWMRADTLVAFDHAARSVWIVAGDADAVTRRIRIAPDADVAAPPSAPVTAAARVGADDYARLIEDCRASIGRGEAYLLCLTTRFTVRGDIDPIAAHAALRAASPSHHGTLIRTGDVALVSASPERFLEVADGIVRTRPIKGTRPRGASADDDAALAADLAADPKERAENVMIVDLMRNDLARVCDPATVTVERLLDIESYATVHQLVSTVAGRPRPGATVGDLWAATFPAGSMTGAPKLSAMTILHRLEEEARGAFSGCFGWVGEDGRLDLAMTIRTVVTFPGGAYVSAGGGITWASVPAAEVAEVALKASAPLRAIGATLPEDWASRGPVT; this is translated from the coding sequence GTGCCCGCCGCTGCCACGCCCGTCCTGCTCGAGGATTGGATCGACCCCGCGCGGGTGCACGCGGCCTTCCTCGACGCGTCGCACACCTTCTGGCTCGACGCGGGACCGAGTGCCACGACGGGTTGGAGCTGGGTCGGGATCGGATCACCCGCGGATGCGGCCGAGCTGCGGCGCACACCCCTCGAACGCCTGCACAGCGACGGCGCGGTGACGGCCCGGGGAGCAGCGCCGGACGCACCGCATCGCACGGGCGGACCCTTCCGCGGCGGCTGGGTGGGCTGGCTCGGGTACGAATCCGGAGCATCCGACGCCGGCGCACCGGTCGCCGCCGACGACCTTCCGGCCGAGTCGTGGATGCGCGCCGACACCCTCGTCGCGTTCGACCACGCCGCGCGGAGCGTCTGGATCGTCGCGGGCGATGCGGATGCGGTGACGCGCCGCATCCGCATCGCTCCCGACGCCGACGTTGCCGCGCCGCCGTCGGCGCCGGTCACGGCCGCCGCGCGCGTGGGCGCGGACGACTACGCCCGCCTGATCGAAGACTGCCGTGCGTCGATCGGTCGGGGCGAGGCCTATCTGCTGTGCCTCACGACGCGGTTCACCGTGCGCGGCGACATCGACCCGATCGCGGCGCACGCGGCGCTCCGTGCGGCGTCGCCGTCGCACCACGGCACGCTCATCCGCACCGGCGATGTCGCGCTGGTGAGCGCGAGTCCGGAACGCTTTCTCGAGGTCGCCGACGGGATCGTCCGGACCCGCCCCATCAAGGGGACACGGCCGCGCGGGGCGAGCGCGGACGACGATGCGGCGCTGGCGGCCGACCTGGCGGCCGACCCGAAGGAGCGCGCCGAGAACGTGATGATCGTCGACCTGATGCGCAACGACCTCGCACGCGTCTGCGATCCCGCGACGGTGACGGTCGAGCGGCTCCTCGACATCGAGAGCTACGCAACGGTGCACCAGCTGGTCAGCACCGTCGCGGGTCGGCCGCGCCCGGGCGCGACCGTGGGCGACCTGTGGGCGGCGACGTTCCCAGCCGGGAGCATGACCGGCGCGCCGAAGCTCTCGGCGATGACGATCCTGCATCGTCTCGAGGAAGAGGCGCGAGGTGCGTTCTCGGGATGTTTCGGCTGGGTCGGCGAGGACGGACGGCTGGATCTCGCCATGACGATCCGCACGGTCGTGACCTTTCCCGGGGGCGCGTACGTCAGCGCCGGCGGCGGAATCACGTGGGCGTCGGTGCCCGCGGCAGAGGTCGCAGAAGTGGCGCTCAAGGCGTCCGCTCCGCTGCGCGCGATCGGCGCGACCCTGCCCGAAGACTGGGCGAGTCGGGGTCCGGTAACCTGA
- a CDS encoding DedA family protein has product MNDVLTWILDAVSAVDPGLRIFLAGIAIMLETSILVGLIVPGDTVVIVAGTAVETPLQGILLGVAVVVGSLLGESIGYFLGRWLGPAIRASRLGRRIGEANWRRSERYLERRGGPAIFLSRFLPVLHSLVPLTVGMTGYSYRRFLAWTAPACILWATLYIGIAAAAAGTYRELADQIHFAGYIFVGIIVVFLVLIFIAKKVIERVERRHMTDPDADHAPDATRARGDMED; this is encoded by the coding sequence GTGAACGATGTGCTCACCTGGATCCTCGACGCGGTCAGCGCGGTGGACCCCGGGCTGCGCATCTTCCTCGCGGGGATCGCCATCATGCTCGAGACGAGCATCCTCGTGGGACTCATCGTTCCGGGGGACACCGTCGTGATCGTTGCGGGCACCGCGGTCGAGACCCCGCTGCAGGGGATTCTGCTCGGAGTGGCCGTCGTCGTGGGGTCGCTGCTCGGTGAGAGCATCGGCTACTTCCTCGGGCGGTGGCTCGGGCCTGCGATCCGTGCGTCGCGCCTCGGCCGCCGTATCGGCGAAGCGAACTGGCGCCGGTCGGAGCGGTACCTCGAACGGCGCGGGGGTCCGGCGATCTTCCTCTCCCGGTTCCTGCCCGTCCTGCATTCACTCGTTCCCCTGACCGTCGGTATGACGGGCTACTCGTACCGGCGTTTTCTCGCGTGGACGGCCCCCGCCTGCATCCTGTGGGCGACGCTGTACATCGGAATAGCCGCCGCGGCCGCGGGCACGTATCGCGAGCTGGCCGATCAGATCCACTTCGCGGGCTACATCTTCGTCGGCATCATCGTCGTGTTCCTGGTTCTGATCTTCATCGCGAAGAAGGTCATCGAACGCGTCGAGCGCCGACACATGACGGACCCGGATGCGGACCACGCCCCGGATGCGACGCGGGCGCGAGGAGACATGGAAGACTGA
- a CDS encoding App1 family protein, which produces MRRGREETWKTEAVAESSRPALPVKILWLARLERRFHSWRERRARARGLTPTVSAFPGYGSQSWVRVLGRVVIPPRGARGRNGDYSGVRGWRSFAAVPVGFAQVVVTIDGVDHEVVADRGGVVDTVLPATLAPGWQDLRVRVENGESTRLRVLVVADDTTFGVVSDVDDTVMVTALPRPFLAAWNSFVLNEHARQPVPGMSVLLDRVVAEYPGAPVIYLSTGAWNVSPTLARFLRRHLFPSGAMLLTDWGPTHDRWFRSGQEHKTSNLNRLAQEFPHITWLLIGDDGQHDEQIYTAFASAHPAQVAAVAIRQLTPAEAVLAGGRSTVDDHSAASVPWVTGGDGAHLLERLGEVGVLNDVGGAA; this is translated from the coding sequence ATGCGACGCGGGCGCGAGGAGACATGGAAGACTGAGGCCGTGGCCGAATCTTCCCGACCCGCCCTGCCCGTCAAAATTCTCTGGCTCGCCCGCTTGGAACGTCGGTTCCACTCCTGGCGGGAACGCCGCGCCCGCGCGCGCGGTCTGACGCCGACGGTCAGCGCCTTCCCGGGGTACGGCTCCCAGAGCTGGGTGCGAGTGCTCGGGCGCGTCGTCATCCCGCCGCGCGGCGCGCGCGGCCGGAACGGCGACTACTCGGGCGTGCGCGGGTGGCGGAGTTTCGCCGCGGTTCCCGTGGGTTTCGCCCAGGTCGTCGTCACGATCGATGGGGTAGACCACGAGGTGGTCGCCGATCGCGGCGGAGTCGTCGACACGGTGCTTCCGGCAACGCTCGCGCCCGGCTGGCAAGACCTCCGCGTCCGCGTCGAGAACGGCGAGTCGACACGACTGCGTGTTCTGGTCGTCGCAGACGACACCACCTTCGGTGTCGTGTCGGATGTCGACGACACGGTCATGGTCACGGCTCTTCCGCGCCCCTTCCTCGCCGCGTGGAACTCCTTCGTTCTGAACGAACACGCGCGTCAGCCCGTTCCGGGGATGTCGGTGCTGCTCGACCGGGTCGTCGCGGAGTATCCCGGGGCGCCGGTCATCTACCTCTCCACGGGCGCGTGGAATGTGTCGCCCACGCTCGCGCGCTTCCTGCGGCGCCATCTCTTCCCTTCCGGCGCCATGCTGCTCACCGACTGGGGACCGACGCACGACCGATGGTTCCGCAGCGGCCAGGAGCACAAGACCTCGAACCTGAACCGGCTCGCGCAGGAGTTCCCGCACATCACCTGGCTGTTGATCGGCGATGACGGCCAGCACGACGAACAGATCTACACGGCGTTCGCGAGTGCGCATCCCGCGCAGGTCGCGGCCGTCGCCATCCGCCAGCTCACGCCCGCCGAGGCCGTGCTCGCCGGTGGCCGATCGACCGTCGACGACCATTCGGCTGCGTCGGTGCCCTGGGTCACCGGCGGCGACGGCGCGCACCTGTTGGAGCGGCTCGGCGAAGTCGGCGTTCTGAACGATGTCGGCGGTGCGGCGTAG
- a CDS encoding SOS response-associated peptidase: MCGRFVVANVGSELVGVLRVDIENPELPPPSYNIAPTGTAAIVLDSAKTDPPTRRLEPARWGLVPSWAKDPKVGARAFNARAEELEEKPMFRQALIKRRAVVPATGYYEWKVTGDTKTPHFIRPADGSPMFFAGLYEWWRDPAKADDAADKWMLSFTILTRDAIGHLGSIHDRMPLFLDADFADAWLDTDTENVGDVLDAAHDAAPDVAETLEDYPVSAAVGNVRNDSPDLIEPVATEG, translated from the coding sequence ATGTGCGGTCGTTTCGTCGTAGCCAACGTCGGGTCCGAACTCGTGGGTGTCCTCCGAGTCGACATCGAGAACCCTGAACTCCCCCCGCCCTCGTACAACATCGCCCCCACCGGCACGGCCGCGATCGTGCTCGATTCGGCGAAGACCGACCCCCCGACGCGGCGTCTCGAGCCGGCGCGCTGGGGGCTCGTGCCGTCCTGGGCGAAAGACCCGAAGGTGGGCGCGCGGGCCTTCAACGCTCGCGCCGAAGAACTCGAAGAGAAGCCGATGTTCCGGCAGGCGTTGATCAAGCGCCGGGCCGTCGTGCCCGCCACCGGGTACTACGAGTGGAAGGTGACGGGCGACACGAAGACGCCGCACTTCATCCGTCCCGCCGACGGCTCACCGATGTTCTTCGCCGGGCTGTACGAGTGGTGGCGCGACCCGGCGAAAGCAGACGATGCCGCCGACAAGTGGATGCTCTCGTTCACGATCCTCACCCGCGACGCCATCGGGCACCTGGGTTCGATCCACGACCGGATGCCGCTGTTCCTCGACGCCGACTTCGCCGATGCGTGGCTCGACACCGACACCGAGAACGTGGGCGACGTCCTGGATGCGGCCCACGACGCGGCTCCCGACGTCGCCGAGACGCTCGAGGACTACCCCGTCTCCGCCGCCGTGGGCAACGTGCGAAACGACTCCCCCGACCTGATCGAGCCGGTCGCGACCGAGGGCTGA
- a CDS encoding 3-methyladenine DNA glycosylase yields METATETVLSRADWHAQESAHTDRADALTAGRRARASRGQTHPVDDFLYTYYSYKPSVLRRWHPGIGVALADATDSPRAAWRWYRADTNILRVDAPAYVAERGVLLRAVRAILRGALDRPASYGCFGLHEWAMIYRDDSPRHDVPLRLGSRGTDDVVEAHDIRCTHFDAFRFFTPDAVPRNRTPLDRLTQPEREQPGCLHAGMDLYKWSVKLGPLVPGTVLLDAFELARDIRTLDMRASPYDLSAWGYSPVPIETASGKADYVAAQREFTARAQPLRRALLSAIAAASADL; encoded by the coding sequence GTGGAGACCGCGACGGAAACGGTGCTGTCGCGTGCGGATTGGCATGCGCAGGAGTCCGCGCACACCGATCGCGCTGACGCCCTGACCGCGGGTCGACGTGCGCGCGCATCGCGCGGGCAAACGCACCCGGTCGACGATTTCCTCTACACGTACTACTCGTACAAGCCGTCGGTGCTCCGGCGCTGGCACCCGGGCATCGGGGTCGCCCTCGCCGACGCGACCGATTCACCGCGCGCGGCGTGGCGGTGGTACCGCGCCGATACAAACATCCTGCGCGTCGATGCCCCGGCGTACGTCGCCGAACGCGGCGTTCTCCTCCGCGCGGTGCGAGCCATCCTCCGCGGGGCACTCGATCGCCCGGCTTCGTACGGATGCTTCGGCCTGCACGAGTGGGCCATGATCTATCGAGACGACTCCCCCCGACACGACGTGCCGCTGCGCCTGGGCAGCCGCGGCACCGACGACGTGGTCGAGGCCCACGACATCCGCTGCACGCACTTCGACGCGTTCCGGTTCTTCACCCCGGATGCGGTCCCCCGCAACCGGACGCCGTTGGATCGCCTCACGCAACCCGAGCGCGAGCAGCCCGGCTGTCTGCACGCGGGGATGGACCTCTACAAGTGGAGCGTCAAGCTCGGTCCCCTCGTTCCGGGCACAGTGCTTCTCGATGCGTTCGAGCTGGCCCGTGACATCCGCACGCTCGACATGCGGGCATCGCCCTACGACCTGAGCGCCTGGGGATACTCGCCGGTGCCGATCGAGACCGCATCCGGCAAAGCCGATTACGTCGCCGCCCAGCGCGAGTTCACCGCACGCGCACAACCCCTCCGGCGCGCGCTGCTTTCGGCCATCGCCGCCGCATCCGCCGACCTCTGA
- a CDS encoding cupin domain-containing protein, whose amino-acid sequence MNGPQNTVLASQFPNQIDAPGTDISTQPFFWSSFNISPRRVQDGGWAREVTKQDFHISDEIAGVNMYLQAGGIRELHWHQTAEWAVMTRGKARVTTLSRSGAPSVEDVEEGDVWFFPAGTPHSLQGLGPDGAEFVLAFDDGNQSESNTLLLTDWFAHTPPDVLAKNFGVAQEVFTDIPLHNLWIFLGDEPGDLAQDQADAGVEWGAAEPIIFRLSRSQPRHKNSGGSIQIADSTNFPLSNTVAAALVTVEPGSMRELHWHPNADEWQYYLRGSARMTVFNTGPHANTTDFRAGDVGVVKKNLGHYIENTGGDVLQFLEVFRTDRYEEVSLANWLAHVPPSLVAAHLNIDEATLATFPRTSQGITPLRT is encoded by the coding sequence ATGAACGGACCGCAGAACACGGTTCTCGCAAGTCAGTTCCCGAACCAGATCGATGCACCCGGAACCGACATCAGCACCCAACCGTTCTTCTGGTCGTCCTTCAACATCTCGCCGCGCCGCGTGCAGGACGGCGGCTGGGCCCGGGAAGTGACGAAACAGGACTTCCACATCTCGGACGAGATCGCCGGAGTCAACATGTACCTGCAGGCGGGCGGCATCCGCGAATTGCACTGGCATCAGACCGCGGAATGGGCGGTGATGACGCGCGGAAAGGCGCGGGTCACGACGCTGAGCCGCAGCGGTGCCCCGAGCGTCGAAGATGTCGAGGAAGGGGACGTGTGGTTCTTCCCCGCGGGCACGCCGCACTCCCTTCAGGGCCTCGGGCCCGACGGCGCCGAATTCGTCCTCGCGTTCGATGACGGCAATCAGTCCGAGTCCAACACGTTGCTGCTGACGGACTGGTTCGCGCACACGCCCCCCGATGTGCTCGCGAAGAACTTCGGCGTGGCGCAGGAGGTCTTCACCGACATCCCGCTGCACAACCTCTGGATCTTCCTCGGCGACGAGCCGGGGGATCTCGCCCAGGACCAGGCGGACGCCGGCGTGGAATGGGGCGCGGCGGAGCCCATCATCTTCCGGCTCTCGCGGTCGCAGCCGCGGCACAAGAACAGCGGCGGCAGCATCCAGATCGCGGACAGCACCAACTTTCCGCTGTCGAACACGGTCGCCGCGGCCCTCGTCACGGTCGAGCCCGGATCGATGCGGGAACTGCACTGGCATCCGAACGCCGACGAGTGGCAGTACTACCTGCGCGGGTCGGCACGGATGACGGTGTTCAACACCGGCCCGCACGCGAACACGACCGATTTTCGAGCGGGCGACGTCGGGGTCGTGAAGAAGAATCTCGGCCACTACATCGAGAACACCGGCGGAGACGTTCTGCAGTTCCTCGAGGTGTTCCGCACCGACAGGTACGAGGAGGTGTCGCTCGCCAACTGGCTCGCGCACGTGCCCCCGTCGCTCGTGGCGGCCCACCTCAACATCGACGAGGCCACGCTCGCGACCTTCCCGCGCACGTCGCAGGGCATCACCCCGCTCCGCACCTGA
- a CDS encoding MFS transporter, with product MYSLLLAIIYIAFVSLGLPDSLIGAGWPVMQRDLDVPVAFAGIVTTIIAVGTIVSSLASERLTRRFGAGAVTAVSVGMTAAALFGFSMSGSFWMLCLWAIPYGLGAGAVDAALNNYVAVHYAARHMNWLHGCWGLGASISPFIMSYALTAGAGWTGAYLVIGIAQAVLTVVLLVSLPLWGKVNPLAPSAGPAESDDDEPETRGAHVPLGRVLRIPGVPAILAAFFAYCALESTAILWASTYLVTEREIAPATAAAFASLFLLGVTAGRFLAGFFADRVGDRNMIRGGFVTVGLGIVLLMLPLGTDAGALIGLVALGLGCAPIYPAIIHSTPVNFGRRNSQAIIGIQMAAAYTGSTVAPPLFGAMSTASGLWIFPVFLAALAALGLLMSERLNHLVRRPA from the coding sequence GTGTACTCCCTTCTGCTTGCGATCATCTACATCGCCTTCGTCAGCCTCGGACTTCCGGATTCACTGATCGGCGCCGGCTGGCCCGTCATGCAGCGAGACCTCGACGTGCCCGTCGCTTTTGCCGGGATCGTCACGACGATCATCGCGGTCGGCACGATCGTGTCGAGCCTCGCGTCAGAGCGCCTGACCCGCCGGTTCGGTGCCGGTGCCGTGACAGCCGTCAGCGTGGGCATGACCGCGGCGGCGTTGTTCGGTTTCTCGATGTCCGGTTCGTTCTGGATGCTGTGCCTGTGGGCCATTCCGTACGGCCTCGGCGCCGGTGCCGTGGACGCGGCGCTGAACAACTACGTCGCCGTGCACTACGCCGCCCGCCACATGAACTGGCTGCACGGGTGCTGGGGCCTGGGCGCGTCGATCAGCCCGTTCATCATGAGCTACGCCCTGACTGCCGGCGCGGGCTGGACGGGCGCTTATCTCGTCATCGGGATCGCGCAGGCGGTGCTCACGGTCGTGCTGCTCGTCAGCCTTCCTCTCTGGGGCAAGGTCAACCCTCTCGCGCCCAGTGCCGGACCCGCTGAGTCGGACGACGACGAGCCCGAGACGCGCGGGGCGCACGTCCCGCTCGGTCGGGTGCTGCGCATCCCGGGGGTCCCCGCCATTCTGGCCGCGTTCTTCGCCTACTGCGCGCTCGAGAGCACGGCGATCCTGTGGGCCTCGACGTATCTGGTCACCGAGCGGGAGATCGCTCCCGCCACCGCGGCCGCGTTCGCATCGCTCTTCCTCCTGGGCGTCACCGCGGGGCGTTTTCTCGCGGGGTTCTTCGCCGACCGGGTCGGAGATCGGAACATGATCCGCGGCGGCTTCGTGACGGTCGGCCTCGGAATCGTGCTGTTGATGCTTCCGCTGGGTACGGATGCGGGGGCGCTGATCGGGCTCGTCGCTCTCGGCCTCGGGTGCGCGCCGATCTATCCCGCGATCATCCACTCCACCCCGGTCAATTTCGGCCGTCGGAACTCGCAGGCCATCATCGGCATCCAGATGGCGGCGGCCTACACGGGTTCCACCGTGGCCCCGCCGCTGTTCGGCGCGATGTCGACGGCCTCCGGGCTCTGGATCTTCCCGGTGTTCCTCGCTGCGCTCGCTGCGCTCGGCCTGCTGATGTCGGAGCGACTGAACCACCTGGTCAGGCGACCGGCGTAG
- a CDS encoding LysR family transcriptional regulator — MARGSGAITLQQLHYFVEVAAEGSISAAADLLYVSQPTMSAAMKDLEARVGHALLLRSARGVTLTAEGAEFLGYARQVTEQVALLEQRYLGRPPSRRLLGVSAQHYSFVVDAFVRMVKSSGAAEYEFSLRETRTWDIIEDVRTLRSELGILYRNDFNRNVIDKLLRDSGLIFHPLFLAEPHIFISRNNPLAARERVTLADLADSPRLTFDQGANNSFYFAEEILSTLSSAQEIRVSDRATIFNLMIGLDGYTISTGIISDDLDPEIIAIPLDIDERIEIGWIGHSAIPLTEQAERYLAELRAVVSGFGVVLLG, encoded by the coding sequence ATGGCTCGCGGATCAGGAGCAATCACGCTCCAGCAGTTGCATTACTTCGTCGAGGTTGCTGCGGAGGGATCCATCAGCGCCGCGGCCGACCTGCTCTACGTCTCGCAACCGACGATGTCGGCGGCGATGAAGGACCTGGAGGCGCGGGTGGGCCACGCCCTTCTCCTGCGCTCGGCGCGGGGCGTGACACTCACCGCCGAGGGGGCCGAGTTCCTCGGCTACGCGCGGCAGGTCACCGAACAGGTGGCCCTCCTCGAGCAGCGCTATCTCGGTCGGCCGCCGTCCCGTCGCCTGCTCGGCGTCTCGGCACAGCACTACTCGTTCGTCGTCGACGCGTTCGTTCGAATGGTGAAGAGTAGCGGCGCAGCCGAGTACGAGTTCTCGCTCCGGGAGACCCGCACCTGGGACATCATCGAAGACGTCCGCACGCTCCGCAGCGAACTCGGCATCCTCTACCGGAACGACTTCAACCGGAACGTTATCGACAAACTGCTCCGGGACTCCGGGTTGATCTTCCACCCGCTGTTCCTCGCCGAGCCGCACATCTTCATCTCCCGGAACAACCCGCTCGCCGCGCGGGAGCGCGTCACCCTCGCCGACCTCGCCGACTCGCCACGACTCACCTTCGACCAGGGTGCGAACAACTCGTTCTACTTCGCCGAGGAGATCCTTTCGACGCTCTCGAGTGCGCAGGAGATCCGGGTCTCCGACCGCGCGACGATCTTCAACCTCATGATCGGACTCGACGGCTACACGATCTCGACGGGCATCATCAGCGACGACCTGGACCCCGAGATCATCGCCATCCCGCTCGACATCGATGAACGGATCGAGATCGGCTGGATCGGCCACTCCGCCATCCCGCTCACGGAACAGGCGGAGCGTTATCTCGCCGAACTGCGCGCCGTCGTCTCAGGGTTCGGAGTGGTTCTGCTCGGCTAG